The nucleotide window CTGATATGCAAGGCCGCGGGCGGTCAGTTCACGGCGCAGCCGTTCTCCTTCCAAACGCCGCTGGCGCTGATCAGCCTCGGTAAACAAGGGGCCGACGAGATAGACCGTGATCATTGTGAAACCTCACCCAAGGCCCAGTCGATGTAGCTCTGCATTTCCGCAATGGTTTTCAGATGGGCTTCGCCCTTGCCGCGGTCATGACTGCCCAGCGCCAGAACCCGCAGCAGTACCGGATGTTCGCTCTGGTTGTTCTCCTGCAGCTTCGCCGCCATTTTCTTGCCATGATACGGCGGAACGTTATTATCGCACTCGCCGGTCTGAATGTAGATTGCCGGATAAGCAATCGGCTGGATGTTGTGATAAGGCGAATACGAAAGCATGAGTGGGAACAGGTTCGGATCCATTGGATCGCCGTATTCCGTGATATACATCGGACCGCGGTCATCGTTGCGGAAACGGATCATATCGGTATGCGGCACCGAGGCGATGACGCAGCCCCACAGATCCGGACGCATCGTCACTAATGCGCACATCAGTAAGCCGCCGTTTGAGCCGCCGCAGATCGCGGTTTTGGCCGGGCAAGTCCAGCCTTCCTGCTGGATCCGCTCAGCTGTGACAATGAAATCCGTAAAACAGTTTTTCTTGTTCGCCAGACTTCCGCCTTCATGCCAGCGCGTGCCGTATTCACTGCCCCCGCGCAGGTTGATGCTCACATAAATCCGGTCCTGGCTGACCCAGTCCACAATGTCCAGATCGACAAACGGATTATTATAGGAAGGCAGAATCGCGTTGTTATAACCGCCGTACCCATACATCAAGGTCGGCGTTTCGCCGGTTTTTTGCAGCCCCTTCGGCATGACGACAAACGCTGGAATGCGCTCACCGTCGGCAGCTTCGGTGAAAATCTGTTGGACTTCAATCGCATCGGTGCTCTGCGGATTCGGCTGATACAGCACTTCCAGCTGATCGCCGGTCAGCTTCAGCAGCATCGGCGAATGGACAAATGATTCAAATTCCAGAATCAGGGATTCCGTTTTCCGGATAGCACGGGCATTCTGCATCGCCAGCGTGCAGGCGCCCCATGGACTTGGCAGCGGCAGATCGCAACAGAAGGCTCCCGTCTTATCGACAATGCGGACTAAGGAAGCGGCATCGTTGAGGTAAAACAGCACCAGCTGTTCGCCATGGCGAACGGCATCTTCCAGCTTCATTGAGCATTCCGCGACAAATGTCCGACCTTCCGCCAGCGTCTGCCCTTGCTTCACGGCGATCAAACGTCCCATCGGAGCTTCGGACTGAGTTAAGAAAATCAGCTCGTCCCCCAGAGTATCGACATAGGTAAACGCTCCTTTTAAATCCTGGCTGACCGAAACAAATTCGCCGTCATCCTGCTGCACAAAGATGACCGTATCGGCATAGTTTTCCATCACTTCCGCAATCACGGTTTCCCCATCCGCAGAGCTGGCCAAACGCACCAGCACGGCGTTTTCATGATAATCAAAACACGTCTGGATTTCATCCTTGTCACAGTCATAGCAGCGGACATGATTGACATTCAGGCCTTTTTCCGGATCGGCATCCGCGTCGGAATACAAAATCCGCCGGCCTGTTTTATCCCATAACGAATAGAAAATTCCGTCCAGTTTGCGGATCAGTTTGTTCGCTTTCTGATCCACGACCAGCACGCACGGACGTCCGGCGCCGTCTTCCAGTCCGGTATAATAAATCAGATTGGAATCCGCAAATGATGAATTCGCTGTAAACACGGTGATCGTGTCGGGAATCAGGCTGAGATCAACCTCCCGGATTTCCTTGAAATTTTGATCCAGAACGACCAATGTCCGTGTTCCATCCTTGTTGGCACGGGTTGCCCAATAGCCTTCTTCGGTTTCTGTCAGCGCCGAATAGCTGGCATAAAACGGGCGGGCCTGCAGCTGTTCTTTTTTCTCAGCATAGCCGGGCAGAGCCGCGAAAAATTGATCGGTCAGGGCATTTTCTTCAGCCACCCAGTTCAGCACTTCCGGATCCTTCGGCTGTTCCAAACCGATATACTCATCCTTCATCGTGATGCCGAAACGTGTTTCAGACCAGTTTGATTTTTTCCATTGCGGATAATTCATGAATCTTCCTCCTTCAAATTCGATTGTCTTCATTGTACCACAACAAGGAGCGAAATAGGACGATCATCCCCACGCTGGCAGAATGTCATCGTTTCTTAAGAAACGTGTCATAGACCTTCACAAAGCGTCATCAGGAAGTAAAGAACTTAAGATTTTTTCCTTTTATACTGAAAGTGACAAACAAGTCACCCAAAACCCCATAGAAGAGTCATTTTACAGTGCCATAATAAGGGAAACTTCAAGGAGAGTGAAAGTATGAGCCGACGTCGTGTAACCGAATTTCTGCCCTTTCTGCTGCCGCTGCGCAGAAAGCAGAAGATTTGGTGTTTTTATCAGAAAATGAAGCATGATGGGCATCGTTATGCCCGTCATCAGGCCGAGAACCGGCTGCCGTATCTTCAATATGAATGTACTCAGGGTTTAATCAACCCTGACAGCGGGTACGATATCCAATATCAATACAACAAAGCGCACAACCTGAAAGTCGTATCGCGGCGGATGCAGCAGCTGATCATTGAACCGGGGGAAGTGTTTTCCTTCTGGCAGCTGGCCCGCGGTGCGGATCATGATGATCCCTATCTACCAGGTTTAGGCCTGCATGACGGCAAGATCGTGCCGGTGCATGGCGGAGGCCTGTGCTTTATGAGCGAGCTGCTGTACTGGATGGTTCTGCATACGCCGCTGACGGTGATTGAAAAACATCCGCACCTCGTCATTTCCCTGCCTGCCAATCCCAATGCTGAAATGCCGGCGGGGATTGATGCGACGATTCAGGAGGGGTGGAGCGATCTGAAATTCCGCAACGATACAGACATGCCGTTTCAGCTGATTCTGGATTTTGAGGAAGCTTCCGTTCACGCTCAATTTTTGTGCGGACAGCCGCCGCAGTATCGCTATGAAGTTTCAGGTTCAGAGCTGGTCTACTCGCGCAAAAAGGGAAAGATCTTCCGCACCCAGCAGATCAGCCGCACGCTTTATGATGCTGAAAGCGGCGAGGTTGTCCGGCAGGAAGCGTGCTACACCAGCCGCAGCCGGATCGATTATCCGCTGAGTCCGGACACGGAAATCATCGAGGAGGATGAAGGATGACAAAGAAAATAAAAGTCGCAGTCTTATTCGGCGGCTGCAGTGATGAATACAGCGTTTCTCTGCATTCGGCGGCCGGCGTCCTGCGGGCTCTGGATCCGCAGCGCTATGAAATGATTCAGATTGGAATTGATCGGCAGGGAGACTGGTTTTTAACTTCGGCTTCCCCCGCAGAAATTGAAGCGGATCAATGGCATCAGCCTGAAAACCAGCG belongs to Holdemania massiliensis and includes:
- a CDS encoding prolyl oligopeptidase family serine peptidase, coding for MNYPQWKKSNWSETRFGITMKDEYIGLEQPKDPEVLNWVAEENALTDQFFAALPGYAEKKEQLQARPFYASYSALTETEEGYWATRANKDGTRTLVVLDQNFKEIREVDLSLIPDTITVFTANSSFADSNLIYYTGLEDGAGRPCVLVVDQKANKLIRKLDGIFYSLWDKTGRRILYSDADADPEKGLNVNHVRCYDCDKDEIQTCFDYHENAVLVRLASSADGETVIAEVMENYADTVIFVQQDDGEFVSVSQDLKGAFTYVDTLGDELIFLTQSEAPMGRLIAVKQGQTLAEGRTFVAECSMKLEDAVRHGEQLVLFYLNDAASLVRIVDKTGAFCCDLPLPSPWGACTLAMQNARAIRKTESLILEFESFVHSPMLLKLTGDQLEVLYQPNPQSTDAIEVQQIFTEAADGERIPAFVVMPKGLQKTGETPTLMYGYGGYNNAILPSYNNPFVDLDIVDWVSQDRIYVSINLRGGSEYGTRWHEGGSLANKKNCFTDFIVTAERIQQEGWTCPAKTAICGGSNGGLLMCALVTMRPDLWGCVIASVPHTDMIRFRNDDRGPMYITEYGDPMDPNLFPLMLSYSPYHNIQPIAYPAIYIQTGECDNNVPPYHGKKMAAKLQENNQSEHPVLLRVLALGSHDRGKGEAHLKTIAEMQSYIDWALGEVSQ
- the vanW gene encoding glycopeptide resistance accessory protein VanW is translated as MSRRRVTEFLPFLLPLRRKQKIWCFYQKMKHDGHRYARHQAENRLPYLQYECTQGLINPDSGYDIQYQYNKAHNLKVVSRRMQQLIIEPGEVFSFWQLARGADHDDPYLPGLGLHDGKIVPVHGGGLCFMSELLYWMVLHTPLTVIEKHPHLVISLPANPNAEMPAGIDATIQEGWSDLKFRNDTDMPFQLILDFEEASVHAQFLCGQPPQYRYEVSGSELVYSRKKGKIFRTQQISRTLYDAESGEVVRQEACYTSRSRIDYPLSPDTEIIEEDEG